In one window of Aphidius gifuensis isolate YNYX2018 linkage group LG4, ASM1490517v1, whole genome shotgun sequence DNA:
- the LOC122855258 gene encoding band 7 protein AGAP004871 encodes MSLPLANMSNGGTTSTVQINTRPDDIRKRIIGAEDSTEGDSTNCGKILVVVSWIVVILTMPFSLFVCFKVVQEYERAVIFRLGRLLSGGAKGPGIFFILPCIDAYARVDLRTRTYDVPPQEVLTKDSVTVSVDAVVYYRVNNATISIANVENAHHSTRLLAQTTLRNTMGTRPLHEILSERETISGNMQASLDEATDTWGIKVERVEIKDVRLPVQLQRAMAAEAEAAREARAKVIAAEGEQKASRALREASEVIGDSPAALQLRYLQTLNTISAEKNSTIVFPLPIDLLTYFMQSKEPRS; translated from the exons ATGTCTCTTCCACTTGCAAATATGAGTAACGGTGGAACAACTTCGACTGTTCAAATAAACACACGTCCTGATGATATACGAAAGAGAATTATTGGcg ctgAAGACAGTACTGAAGGTGACAGTACAAACTGTGGTAAAATACTTGTTGTTGTATCATGGATTGTTGTAATTCTTACAATGCCATTTTCACTATTTGTCTGTTTCaag gtTGTACAAGAGTACGAAAGAGCTGTTATTTTCAGACTTGGAAGGTTGCTCTCAGGTGGAGCAAAAGGACCag gaattttttttattcttcctTGTATTGATGCATACGCAAGAGTTGATCTTCGAACGAGGACATACGATGTTCCGCCACAAGAG GTGTTAACAAAAGACAGTGTGACAGTATCGGTCGATGCTGTTGTATATTATCGTGTTAACAATGCGACGATATCGATTGCAAATGTTGAAAATGCTCATCATTCAACTAGACTACTTGCGCAGACAACTTTACGAAACACTATGGGAACACGACCATTGCATGAAATACTGAGTGAAAGAGAAACTATTTCAGGAAATATGcag gcATCATTGGATGAAGCGACTGATACATGGGGAATTAAAGTAGAACGTGTTGAAAT AAAAGATGTTCGACTACCGGTACAATTGCAAAGAGCCATGGCTGCTGAAGCTGAAGCAGCTCGTGAAGCTCGAGCAAAA gTTATTGCTGCTGAAGGTGAACAAAAAGCTAGCAGAGCACTTCGAGAAGCATCAGAAGTTATTGGAGATTCACCAGCAGCATTACAATTACGTTATTTGCAA acattaaatacaatttcaGCTGAGAAAAATTCTACTATTGTATTCCCACTGCCGATTGATCTTTTGACTTATTTTATGCAAAGCAAAGAACCAagatcttaa
- the LOC122855259 gene encoding protein O-mannosyl-transferase TMTC2-like, with amino-acid sequence MDILIIFCVLIATILYYNTLHAGFVYDDRRAILTNPDLLPNSPWFPLLENDFWGTPLRDSMSHGSYRPLCVATFRLNHIFGGLNPRGYHLVNVALHAACTGLVVRVSRKVIPERWLSHAITGLLFAVHPIHSEAVAGIVGRADLLACFLTLGGFLTYIAHCDQTRSPLMLIIALVSSLLAALAKETGISALALCLLWEFCHGESNTQKERERNWPRNRSVGILWGGLILVICGRVKIGNASQPDFASADNPTARHPSRLTRILTFLYLPAASLRMFLCPSTLSFDWSMDTVPRIISITDPRNIESICLYLGLASAGFWIIQQSRTEILSRNRSMEKTGSYMRASSKCSVCDSKKSGGCHTEGCRAINNNNNNDSTDCCCLIKPTIQEKNTITTFGKTKSVSIVIISLGFLALPFLPASNLFFYVGFVIAERILYLPSVGACLSIGASVAETYRIAKNGSKTCGRLILIATAILLAFMATKTLRRNMDWHDEESLYRSALHVNPPKAYGNLGSILSSQGRFAEAEEAFIQALRYRPNMADVHYNLGALQQARRNYDEAILSYQRAINFRPSLTQAYVNLGVVLASVNRKFEAISILRTAVTLEGVGLKDKRVHEAAKIQALLRLGSLLADNGQLDEALTTYKEALRILPEYYPPQAVYALLGETLSKMQQYAEAEKWFKACLNREPNYTLAHITYAELLAKNTSRIFEAEKLFIKAASIAPNDPAVHHHYGLFLKSQNRLNDAAVAELRAAQLARSEYSLSIAAATALQRAKRFNEAEIWYKHVVSLRPNDPMSYTNLGGILRINGKYRQANSAYLKALELQPNDASIIMNLYNLKSLIT; translated from the exons ATGGATATcctgattattttttgtgtacTTATTGCAACGATTTTATACTACAATACACTACATGCAGGTTTTGTTTACGATGACAG acGAGCTATTTTAACGAACCCAGATCTTTTGCCAAACTCTCCGTGGTTTCCATTATTAGAAAATGATTTTTGGGGAACACCACTACGTGATAGCATGTCTCATGGAAGTTATCGACCTTTATGTGTTGCAACATTTCGCCTTAATCATATTTTTGGTGGATTAAATCCACGGGGCTATCATCTTGTTAATGTTGCTCTTCATGCAGCATGTACTGGTCTTGTTGTGAGGGTATCAAGAAAG gtAATCCCAGAGAGATGGTTATCACATGCAATTACAGGTTTATTATTTGCTGTACATCCAATTCACAGTGAAGCTGTTGCTGGAATTGTTGGACGAGCTGATTTACTTGCATGTTTTTTAACTCTTGGTGGTTTTTTAACTTACATTGCTCATTGTGATCAAACAAGATCTCCTCTAATGCTCATTATTGCACttgtatcatcattattagcAGCACTAGCTAAAGAAACTGGAATATCAGCATTGGCACTTTGTTTACTATGGGAATTTTGTCATGGTGAATCAAATACACAAAAG GAACGAGAAAGAAATTGGCCTCGTAATAGAAGTGTTGGAATACTTTGGGGTGGACTTATACTGGTTATTTGTGGACGTGTTAAAATTGGTAATGCAAGTCAACCAGATTTTGCAAGTGCTGATAATCCAACAGCAAGACATCCATCAAGATTAACACGTATTTTAACATTTCTTTATTTACCAGCAGCAAGTTTAAGAATGTTTTTATGTCCAAGTACATTGAGCTTTGATTGGTCAATGGATACAGTACCACGTATTATTAGTATAACAGATCCAAGaaatattgaatcaatatGTTTATATCTTGGTCTTGCAAGTGCTGGATTTTGGATAATTCAACAATCACGTACTGAAATATTAAGTCGTAATAGATCTATGGAAAAAACTGGCTCATATATGCGTGCATCATCAAAATGTTCTGTTTGTGATAGTAAAAAAAGTGGTGGTTGTCATACTGAAGGTTGTCgtgcaattaataataataataataatgatagtacagattgttgttgtttaattaaaccaacaatacaagaaaaaaatacaataacaacatttggaaaaacaaaatcagTTAGCATTGTTATAATATCATTGGGTTTTCTTGCACTTCCATTTTTACCagcaagtaatttatttttttatgttggtTTTGTTATTGCTgaaagaatattatatttaccaaGTGTTGGTGCATGTTTATCAATTGGTGCAAGTGTTGCTGAAACTTATCGTATTGCTAAAAATGGATCTAAAACATGTGGACGTTTAATACTTATTGCTACAGCAATACTTTTAGCATTTATGGCTACTAAAACTTTAAGACGTAATATGGATTGGCATGATGAGGAGAGTCTTTATCGTTCAGCACTTCATGTTAATCCACCAAaag CTTATGGAAATCTTGGTAGTATTTTAAGCAGTCAAGGAAGATTTGCTGAAGCTGAGGAAGCATTTATTCAAGCTTTACGATATCGACCAAATATGGCTGATGTACACTACAATTT agGAGCTTTACAACAAGCAAGAAGAAACTATGATGAAGCCATCCTGAGTTATCAACGTGCAATCAACTTTCGACCCTCACTCACCC AAGCATATGTTAATCTTGGTGTAGTATTAGCATCAGTTAATCGTAAATTTGAGGCAATATCAATATTACGAACAGCAGTTACACTTGAAGGAGTAGgattaaaagataaaagagTACATGAAGCTGCTAAAATTCAAGCACTTCTTCGTCTTGGTAGTTTGTTAGCTGATAATGGACAACTTGATGAAGCATTAACAACTTACAAAGAAGCTCTACGAATATTGCCTGAATACTATCCACCCcag gcAGTATATGCATTATTGGGTGAAACACTATCAAAGATGCAACAATATGCTGAGGCTGAAAAATGGTTTAAAGCGTGTCTCAATCGAGAACCAAATTACACTCTGGCTCATATAACTTATGCCGAATTACTtgcaaaaaat acaAGCCGTATATTTGAAGcagaaaaattgtttataaaagcTGCAAGTATAGCACCAAATGATCCTGctgttcatcatcattatg gtttatttttaaaatctcaaAATCGTTTAAATGATGCTGCAGTTGCTGAATTACGTGCTGCACAATTAGCAAGATCAGAATATTCATTATCAATTGCTGCAGCAACAGCATTACAACGTGCAAAACGTTTTAATGAAGCTGAAATTTGGTATAAACATGTTGTTAGTCTTCGTCCAAATGATCCAATGAGTTATACAAATTTAGGTGGAATATTACGTATTAATGGTAAATATCGTCAAGCAAATAGTGCATATCTTAAAGCACTTGAACTTCAACCAAATGATGCTTCcataattatgaatttatataatttaaaatcacttaTAACGTGA